A portion of the Ferrovum sp. JA12 genome contains these proteins:
- a CDS encoding enoyl-ACP reductase FabI has translation MGFLQNKKVLITGLLSNRSIAWGIAKAMQREGADIALTYQGDAVRERVEKLAKELNITMVLPCDVAQDQDIDNMFSALGEHWDGLDVIVHSIAFAPRESLSGNYLENVNRESFRIAHDISSYSFAALAKAGLPLMKNRQGSLVTLSYLGAEKSITNYNVMGLAKASLEANVRYMAQSLGPQGIRVNAISAGPIKTLAAAGIGDFNKILNFVEAHAPMRRNVTIEDVGNTAAFLSSDLALGITGEVIHVDAGFFSTIPGMVE, from the coding sequence ATGGGATTTCTACAAAATAAAAAAGTTTTAATCACCGGTTTATTAAGTAATCGCTCCATCGCCTGGGGCATCGCTAAGGCCATGCAACGGGAGGGCGCTGACATTGCCTTAACCTATCAAGGGGATGCCGTCCGTGAGCGCGTTGAAAAGCTTGCTAAAGAGTTAAACATCACAATGGTACTTCCCTGTGATGTAGCTCAAGATCAAGACATAGACAACATGTTTAGCGCCCTAGGAGAGCATTGGGACGGACTCGATGTGATTGTCCACTCCATTGCTTTTGCACCGCGGGAATCTTTATCCGGTAATTACTTAGAGAACGTCAACCGTGAAAGTTTCCGTATTGCCCATGATATTAGCTCCTACAGTTTCGCCGCCTTAGCCAAAGCGGGCTTACCGCTCATGAAAAATCGGCAAGGATCACTCGTGACCCTCTCCTACCTTGGTGCTGAAAAGTCTATTACTAACTATAATGTGATGGGACTTGCTAAAGCCAGTCTTGAGGCCAATGTGCGCTATATGGCGCAAAGCCTTGGCCCCCAGGGAATTCGTGTTAACGCAATTTCAGCCGGTCCCATTAAAACACTGGCCGCAGCCGGTATTGGGGACTTTAATAAAATATTGAATTTTGTAGAAGCCCATGCACCCATGAGACGCAATGTGACCATTGAAGATGTGGGCAATACCGCTGCTTTTTTAAGTAGTGATCTTGCCCTTGGCATTACCGGCGAAGTGATTCACGTGGATGCTGGGTTCTTCTCAACCATACCGGGTATGGTTGAATAA
- a CDS encoding ABC transporter permease, translated as MAGFIVRRVLQMIPTLLGVILLVFFLFNAVGGDPAYILAGKMASAEDIANIRHQLGTDQPVYIQLEIFIRQIVTGNFGDSWATHESVAHIFKTRLTPSLILLIPMMIIETLTAVCLALLVSVLRGSFIDQSLMVISTVMMSISLLVYIIVGQYLFASMLGWFPVKGWSDSLWRDITVYAPLPILLGLMVSIAPSLRLYRTFILDEINQDYVRTARAKGLTETRVLFTHVLKNAAIPILTNLLMGLPGLLTGAFLLERFFAIPGIGREIILAVERSDFPIIKAATVYVAVATMLANLLADILYRYLDPRVNLK; from the coding sequence ATGGCTGGCTTTATAGTCCGACGGGTACTGCAAATGATTCCCACTTTGTTGGGAGTCATACTGCTAGTTTTTTTTCTATTTAATGCGGTGGGAGGAGATCCTGCCTATATCCTCGCCGGTAAGATGGCCAGTGCTGAGGATATTGCCAACATTCGCCATCAATTGGGTACAGATCAACCTGTATATATTCAGTTAGAGATTTTTATACGGCAAATCGTTACCGGTAACTTTGGCGACAGTTGGGCTACCCATGAAAGTGTTGCCCACATCTTTAAAACTCGTCTCACGCCCTCCTTGATTCTGCTCATTCCCATGATGATTATCGAAACTCTTACTGCCGTATGTTTGGCTTTATTGGTGTCGGTGTTAAGAGGCTCATTCATCGATCAATCCTTAATGGTGATCAGCACCGTGATGATGTCTATTAGTCTCTTGGTCTATATCATCGTGGGTCAGTATCTTTTCGCTTCCATGTTAGGCTGGTTTCCCGTAAAGGGGTGGAGTGACTCTCTGTGGCGCGATATCACTGTTTATGCGCCATTACCGATTTTATTAGGTCTCATGGTCAGTATCGCCCCCTCTTTGCGACTCTACCGCACTTTTATCCTCGATGAAATTAACCAAGACTATGTGAGAACTGCACGCGCTAAGGGATTAACTGAAACACGGGTATTGTTTACACATGTTCTTAAAAATGCCGCTATTCCAATTCTCACCAACTTATTGATGGGTTTACCGGGATTGCTCACGGGAGCTTTTCTGTTAGAGCGTTTTTTTGCTATACCTGGCATTGGGCGAGAAATTATTTTAGCGGTGGAGAGAAGCGATTTTCCGATTATTAAGGCGGCCACCGTCTACGTGGCGGTGGCGACTATGTTGGCAAATTTATTAGCAGACATTCTCTACCGCTACCTTGATCCGCGAGTGAATTTAAAATGA
- a CDS encoding SurA N-terminal domain-containing protein has translation MLLEKFRDLSQTWVAKLLLVLIMVPFALFGINYYFNQGSSGADVVAKVAGQSITLSEFNQTLKSQLEQSPDNSSVTDSQQLRFSVLQALSIRHVMQGYAEDIHLQVPNQLLASDIAQIPYFMDNGQFSPKKYEALLRDRGMTPVRFENAVRADLAVGLVRDTFSATQWVPNTSVLAFMRLTGQQRSYATAQLTVKDLAQMPSVSDKEVSAYYQSHKEQFQVPEQVKLNYVVLSMADIVNQSPVTKEEIERFYKDPANAQRWQTKESRRVSHILFSVPSHASQQIKETQLEKAKKTAIYLRAHIKEFAQVAKKESDDSVSAKQGGDLGFFTQGTMVAQFDRAAFALALNQVSDPIETPYGYHILLVTAIKPGKIKSLEEVTPVITAELKKEHAQKHFAEIADQFSNMVYEQSTSLNPVVDKFKLTLETSPWLTPFGSKDASAYLNQPKFLKAIFNAESIKDGRNTQAIEVAPNVLIAARVISHQSAHDRPLSDLKTTIQTMLEREAQDKALTELGQHSVTLLNKGKGQEVEVNWSKELSQSRSEAINHLPQAVVRALYSAPINHFPYYLGVLTDQGYTLLQLNGVQYHDNFSNEKTQQISAALDKNYAQGIVESFIDGVESKKPLRILNQSILNTQSNPS, from the coding sequence ATGTTGTTGGAAAAATTCAGAGATTTGTCTCAAACTTGGGTAGCTAAATTATTACTGGTTCTGATCATGGTTCCCTTTGCCTTGTTTGGGATTAACTATTATTTTAATCAAGGTTCTTCAGGGGCTGATGTGGTTGCTAAGGTTGCCGGACAATCTATTACTCTCTCTGAGTTTAATCAAACTTTAAAAAGCCAACTTGAACAAAGCCCAGACAATTCATCCGTTACAGACTCTCAACAGTTGCGATTTTCCGTATTGCAGGCCCTCTCTATTCGTCATGTGATGCAAGGCTATGCTGAGGATATTCATTTACAGGTGCCCAACCAATTATTAGCCAGTGACATTGCACAGATACCCTATTTCATGGATAACGGACAGTTTTCACCAAAGAAATATGAAGCGCTATTACGGGATCGGGGCATGACGCCCGTTAGGTTTGAAAACGCTGTGCGAGCAGACTTGGCAGTGGGTTTAGTGAGAGATACCTTTAGCGCCACCCAATGGGTTCCCAATACTTCTGTGCTGGCTTTTATGCGGCTCACTGGGCAACAAAGAAGCTATGCAACGGCTCAGTTAACGGTTAAAGATTTAGCGCAAATGCCCAGTGTGAGCGATAAAGAGGTGAGCGCGTATTACCAATCGCACAAAGAGCAATTCCAAGTGCCTGAACAGGTGAAACTGAATTATGTGGTGCTATCCATGGCGGACATCGTTAATCAGAGTCCGGTCACTAAAGAGGAAATCGAGCGCTTTTACAAGGATCCAGCTAATGCCCAGCGCTGGCAAACTAAAGAAAGTCGACGAGTGAGCCACATTCTCTTTAGCGTACCAAGCCATGCCAGTCAACAGATCAAAGAAACACAGCTGGAAAAAGCTAAAAAAACCGCCATCTATTTAAGAGCTCACATCAAAGAGTTTGCTCAGGTTGCCAAGAAAGAGTCTGATGACAGCGTTTCTGCTAAACAGGGGGGGGATCTTGGTTTCTTTACGCAAGGAACTATGGTGGCACAATTTGACCGTGCCGCTTTTGCCTTAGCCCTCAATCAAGTTTCAGACCCTATTGAAACGCCCTATGGTTATCATATCCTCCTGGTAACAGCCATTAAACCGGGTAAAATTAAGTCTTTAGAGGAGGTTACCCCAGTTATTACGGCCGAGCTGAAAAAAGAACATGCACAAAAACATTTTGCAGAGATCGCAGATCAGTTCAGTAATATGGTTTATGAGCAGTCCACCTCCCTTAACCCCGTGGTCGATAAATTTAAACTCACCTTAGAAACCTCTCCTTGGCTGACGCCCTTTGGATCTAAGGATGCTTCAGCCTACCTTAACCAACCTAAATTCTTAAAAGCTATTTTTAACGCAGAGAGCATTAAGGATGGGCGAAATACCCAAGCCATAGAGGTGGCTCCCAATGTGTTGATTGCGGCACGTGTTATCAGTCATCAAAGCGCCCATGATCGGCCCTTAAGTGATCTTAAAACCACCATTCAAACTATGTTGGAACGCGAGGCTCAAGACAAAGCCTTAACTGAGCTAGGACAACACTCGGTGACTCTACTCAATAAAGGGAAAGGGCAAGAAGTTGAAGTTAATTGGTCTAAAGAGCTGTCGCAAAGTCGTTCTGAGGCGATCAATCACTTACCGCAAGCGGTAGTCAGAGCCCTTTACTCAGCGCCCATTAATCATTTCCCCTATTACCTTGGTGTCCTAACAGATCAGGGCTATACATTGTTGCAGTTAAATGGTGTGCAATACCATGACAATTTTAGCAACGAAAAAACGCAACAAATCAGTGCTGCTCTGGATAAAAATTATGCACAAGGAATTGTTGAGTCATTTATAGACGGGGTTGAAAGTAAGAAACCACTGCGTATTCTTAATCAATCGATTTTGAATACACAGTCGAATCCCTCCTAA
- a CDS encoding ABC transporter substrate-binding protein, with amino-acid sequence MINHLRQLVTKSSFFFLGIALYINAYPAHLKVFHLSMSAAETGFDPVMTSDLNTAAIEEQIFESLLTYDYLARPVKLVPRLAAQMPQITNQGKTWLFTLKKGVIFAPDPVFKNHRREVNAADVAYTIKRFMDPKNRSPYKFLVDHKIVGLNALADAAKKTGHFDYDAPVAGLEIVGPYQIRIHLTGTDYNFGHAMAQPMFGIVAREVIEAYHGDSASHPVGTGPYMLGEWIRSASMTLVKNPNYRHELWHFTSQDPLDQPLIKEMTGKPIPQIDKIDIQIVEESQSAYLSFLKGELDVLGVPGQFAPKVLSGDQLKPQLKRQGILLQRLVDPSIAYYFINVQDPMLGGMSLSRIALRRAILMALNDDEMIRVIYKGQAFREAFPIPEGVAGHDATYQSLINYNPREANDLLDKMGFRKDKDGYRLEVDGSPLYVKYTTSLTSQDRDLEEIMKKSLDRIGIRFVSEKLKFPEIIRAERSCRVAMRLSAWIADYPDGDNFMQLWYGPHTHENNASCYQDSEWDKIYEKSEALPNSPERDQLYRQLARLLEINGVTKVSTSHIRNVLIQPWVLGYKAHPILPSTWSYLDINSQGDHH; translated from the coding sequence ATGATAAACCATTTAAGACAATTAGTTACTAAGAGCAGTTTTTTCTTCCTAGGTATAGCTCTATACATCAACGCTTACCCAGCTCACTTGAAGGTATTTCATCTCTCCATGTCAGCGGCAGAAACCGGTTTTGATCCAGTCATGACCTCTGACCTTAATACGGCAGCCATTGAAGAACAAATTTTTGAATCGCTCTTAACCTATGATTATTTAGCTCGGCCTGTTAAACTCGTGCCACGACTGGCCGCGCAAATGCCGCAAATTACCAATCAGGGTAAAACTTGGTTGTTTACCCTTAAAAAAGGCGTCATCTTTGCGCCGGACCCAGTGTTTAAGAACCACAGGCGTGAAGTCAATGCGGCGGACGTGGCCTATACCATTAAACGTTTTATGGACCCTAAAAATCGATCGCCCTATAAGTTTTTGGTGGACCATAAAATTGTTGGCTTAAATGCCTTAGCTGATGCAGCGAAAAAAACAGGTCATTTTGATTATGATGCCCCAGTGGCTGGCTTAGAAATAGTGGGGCCTTATCAAATCAGAATCCATTTAACCGGTACGGATTACAATTTTGGTCATGCCATGGCGCAGCCTATGTTTGGTATTGTGGCCCGTGAAGTGATTGAGGCCTATCACGGTGATAGCGCCTCTCATCCCGTTGGTACAGGCCCTTATATGTTAGGCGAGTGGATTCGTTCAGCTTCCATGACCCTCGTCAAAAACCCCAATTACAGACATGAGCTATGGCACTTCACCTCCCAAGATCCTTTGGATCAACCCTTAATCAAAGAAATGACCGGAAAACCTATTCCGCAAATTGATAAAATTGATATTCAAATTGTTGAGGAGTCACAATCCGCTTATTTGAGTTTTTTAAAGGGGGAGCTTGATGTGTTGGGTGTACCCGGCCAATTTGCCCCTAAGGTACTGTCGGGTGATCAATTAAAACCGCAACTCAAGCGCCAAGGTATTCTATTGCAGCGTTTGGTGGATCCTTCCATTGCTTATTATTTTATTAATGTGCAAGACCCTATGCTAGGCGGGATGTCTTTATCGCGCATAGCCTTAAGACGTGCTATTTTAATGGCGTTGAATGACGATGAAATGATCCGTGTCATTTACAAGGGGCAAGCCTTTAGAGAAGCGTTCCCCATTCCTGAAGGGGTGGCGGGGCACGATGCCACTTATCAAAGCTTGATTAATTATAATCCCCGAGAAGCGAACGATTTATTGGATAAAATGGGCTTTAGAAAAGATAAGGATGGTTATCGTCTAGAAGTTGATGGTAGCCCTCTCTACGTGAAATACACCACGAGTCTCACATCGCAAGATCGCGATCTTGAAGAGATCATGAAGAAATCCTTAGATCGAATCGGTATTCGTTTTGTCAGTGAGAAACTTAAGTTCCCTGAAATTATTCGGGCCGAGCGATCCTGTCGGGTGGCTATGCGTTTATCGGCTTGGATTGCTGATTATCCGGATGGTGACAATTTTATGCAGCTTTGGTACGGTCCACATACTCATGAAAACAATGCTTCCTGTTACCAGGATAGTGAGTGGGATAAAATCTATGAGAAAAGCGAGGCTTTACCTAATTCCCCTGAACGTGACCAACTTTATCGACAACTTGCCCGTTTATTGGAAATTAATGGTGTCACCAAAGTGAGTACCAGCCATATTCGCAATGTGCTTATTCAACCTTGGGTCCTGGGCTACAAGGCTCACCCCATATTGCCTTCCACGTGGTCCTATTTGGATATCAATAGCCAAGGGGATCATCACTAA
- a CDS encoding ABC transporter permease produces MSEQLSYQAFTPSFWGLAQARLRRDAVALTAFTIVMLFILMSIASYFGFIAKHWGDEVAINYAPPSWIGASESEQGATRQSPAPPVRTAINLYGLTDPLSSILDQLEVAHPEDLKNANDQQKLTHLFFGADKWGRSVALKTIKGSETSILVGLIAALVATFIGTLLGALAGYFGGWVDDLLNWFYNVFTAIPYLLLIFAIAAVLHQKGVSTIILILGSTGWTGVFRLVRAEYLKHAQREYVLAAKAMGASHTRRMFIHILPNTLHVVLVQLSINVVGFIKSEVILSFLGFGVPVEVVSWGSMLNEAQNELVLGIWWQLLAAGLAMALLVTAFSVLTDALRDALDPKVVA; encoded by the coding sequence ATGAGCGAACAACTCTCTTACCAGGCTTTTACCCCTAGTTTTTGGGGACTGGCACAGGCTCGTTTGCGTCGTGATGCAGTGGCTTTAACGGCTTTTACAATAGTGATGCTATTTATTTTGATGAGTATTGCCTCTTATTTTGGTTTCATTGCCAAGCATTGGGGGGATGAGGTGGCTATTAATTACGCTCCGCCCAGTTGGATTGGCGCCTCGGAGAGTGAGCAGGGGGCAACGAGGCAGAGCCCAGCTCCTCCAGTACGCACTGCCATTAACCTCTACGGCCTCACAGACCCCTTATCGTCGATCTTGGACCAATTAGAAGTAGCTCATCCTGAGGATTTAAAGAACGCCAATGATCAACAAAAATTGACTCATTTGTTCTTTGGCGCAGACAAATGGGGTAGGAGTGTGGCGTTAAAAACGATTAAGGGAAGTGAAACCTCAATTTTAGTGGGACTCATAGCTGCTTTAGTGGCCACTTTTATTGGCACCCTATTAGGTGCTTTAGCTGGCTACTTTGGGGGATGGGTGGATGATCTGCTTAACTGGTTTTATAACGTCTTTACGGCAATTCCCTATTTGTTATTAATCTTTGCTATTGCGGCGGTATTACATCAAAAAGGGGTGAGTACGATTATTTTAATTTTAGGTTCAACCGGCTGGACGGGAGTGTTTCGACTCGTTCGCGCAGAATATTTGAAGCACGCCCAGCGTGAATATGTGCTGGCAGCCAAGGCCATGGGTGCCTCCCACACTCGACGCATGTTTATTCATATTCTGCCCAATACCTTGCATGTTGTTTTAGTTCAATTATCGATTAACGTGGTAGGTTTTATTAAATCAGAGGTGATTTTAAGCTTTCTGGGCTTTGGTGTCCCCGTGGAGGTGGTGTCCTGGGGTAGCATGCTCAATGAAGCACAAAATGAATTGGTTTTAGGGATATGGTGGCAACTCCTCGCCGCTGGCCTCGCCATGGCCCTACTGGTCACCGCCTTTAGTGTATTAACTGACGCCCTACGTGA